The proteins below are encoded in one region of Oncorhynchus kisutch isolate 150728-3 linkage group LG14, Okis_V2, whole genome shotgun sequence:
- the LOC109904310 gene encoding F-box only protein 30, translated as MEELHAHCLNCVNRRCMIRTETGMSCDLIGCPLVCGAVFHSCKEEEHHLLCPFERVPCLNTGFGCPFTIPRIKMAKHLETCPASVVCCTMEWNRWPVSYSDRKSYEHLSNVEVVEQLDMALALQDQRMLLESLRVTTNTSKNRSSKSAEETCYKIADVMSSVQETDISNGVVEMDEAAALTNGVVEMEDDDESYSEVHKIKLAATLAVLRTAKDIDLISVNVENGEREGFLHRGEDNDNHNDLKNVEMKASGTESGCELGAVGGVGVDCGFGTDGQGDESYWIESPEEVEKDHVMGLAEVGCPPLSNGFNHAGDNQNRLRQREWMDLSRSPPRRSEVNRFSDFRLVMPYLSMPNIVAPLETSGPHPPPLPIHLPLPMPLPNLEPYNMLQHLPLEIEDRWLERKLQNLQVLRGMSVFTFNGRRALMSDPYLFRAKMEDKSVDTSDLEVTDDPLGLHGIDLITAALLFCLGDSPGGRSISDSRFVDGYHVDFGTQTFSFPSAILATNTMVGDIASASACDHASPQLSNPSPFHSLRLDLVLECVARYQTKQRTMFTFVCGQLFRRDEFSSHFKNVHGDIHAGLNGWLEHRCPLAYYGCTYSQRRFCPSVQGSRIIHDRHLGSFGVRPDMPPQYGDKPLPRNACRFGSTCDHLSSLPFELQQYVASFLDGFSLCQFSRVSRTMRDVCGSLLQSRGMVVLLWENTRRPDGSSSWQIQNKVWRFSTAFGTVKEWKFANITSMADHLKKCKFNTITGRDEAIPLPCMCLSRELTKEGRSLRSVLKPGN; from the exons ATGGAGGAGCTCCATGCCCACTGCCTGAACTGTGTGAACCGGAGGTGTATGATTCGCACAGAGACTGGTATGTCCTGTGATCTCATTGGCTGTCCTCTTGTCTGTGGGGCAGTCTTCCACTCCTGTAAAGAGGAGGAGCATCATTTACTATGCCCATTTGAAAGAGTGCCTTGCCTCAACACTGGATTTGGGTGCCCTTTCACTATCCCCCGGATTAAGATGGCTAAACACCTTGAGACGTGCCCGGCCAGTGTGGTGTGTTGCACCATGGAGTGGAACCGTTGGCCTGTGAGCTATTCAGACAGGAAGTCCTATGAGCATTTGAGCAATGTTGAAGTGGTGGAGCAGCTAGACATGGCCCTGGCTCTGCAAGATCAGAGGATGCTACTGGAGTCTCTTAGAGTCACCACCAACACGTCAAAGAACAGATCTAGTAAATCGGCTGAGGAAACGTGTTACAAGATCGCTGATGTAATGTCAAGTGTACAAGAGACTGACATTAGTAATGGAGTGGTTGAAATGGATGAGGCTGCTGCTTTGACTAATGGAGTGGTTGAAATGGAAGATGATGATGAGTCTTATAGTGAGGTACACAAAATAAAGTTAGCAGCTACCTTGGCCGTCCTCAGAACTGCCAAGGACATAGACTTGATCAGTGTAAATGTTGAGAACGGTGAGAGAGAAGGGTTTCTCCATAGGGGAGAGGACAATGATAATCATAATGATTTGAAGAATGTAGAGATGAAGGCAAGTGGCACAGAGTCGGGCTGTGAGCTCGGAGCAGTGGGCGGAGTCGGAGTGGACTGTGGATTTGGAACAGACGGGCAGGGAGACGAGAGCTATTGGATAGAGTCTCCAGAGGAAGTGGAGAAGGACCATGTGATGGGTCTTGCTGAGGTGGGTTGTCCTCCTCTCAGTAATGGTTTCAACCATGCAGGAGACAACCAAAATCGCTTGAGACAGCGTGAGTGGATGGATCTGAGCAGATCTCCACCCAGACGCTCTGAAGTCAACAGGTTTTCAGACTTCAGGCTGGTGATGCCTTATCTCTCCATGCCTAATATAGTAGCACCCCTGGAGACCTCTGGGCCCCACCCTCCACCACTACCCATCCACCTGCCTCTtcccatgcctctccctaatcTGGAGCCCTACAACATGCTCCAGCATCTGCCCTTGGAGATAGAAGACAGGTGGCTGGAGAGGAAACTTCAGAACCTCCAGGTGCTCAGAGGGATGAGTGTGTTTACATTTAACGGGCGCAGGGCTCTGATGTCTGACCCCTATCTGTTCAGAGCCAAAATGGAGGACAAGTCCGTGGACACCTCAGACCTGGAGGTAACTGACGATCCATTGGGGCTCCATGGAATCGACCTGATCACGGCAGCACTGCTCTTCTGTCTGGGGGACTCCCCTGGGGGCCGCAGCATCTCAGACAGCAGGTTTGTAGACGGCTACCACGTCGACTTTGGTACCCAGACCTTCTCCTTCCCCTCGGCTATACTGGCCACTAACACCATGGTGGGGGATATCGCCTCAGCGTCGGCCTGTGATCACGCCAGCCCTCAGCTCTCCAACCCCAGCCCCTTCCACTCTCTCCGGCTGGACCTGGTTCTGGAGTGCGTGGCCCGTTACCAGACCAAGCAGCGCACCATGTTCACCTTCGTGTGTGGACAGCTGTTCCGCAGGGACGAGTTCTCTTCGCATTTCAAAAACGTTCACGGGGACATCCACGCCGGCCTGAATGGCTGGCTGGAGCACCGCTGTCCCCTGGCCTACTACGGCTGCACCTATTCCCAGAGACGCTTCTGTCCCTCTGTTCAGGGCTCCAGGATCATCCATGACAGACACCTGGGCTCATTTGGGGTACGGCCCGACATGCCTCCCCAGTACGGCGATAAACCCCTCCCCAGGAATGCCTGTCGGTTCGGGTCCACCTGCGACCACCTGAGCTCCTTGCCCTTTGAGCTGCAACAGTATGTGGCCAGTTTCCTGGATGGCTTCAGCCTGTGCCAGTTTTCCAGGGTCTCTCGGACAATGAGGGATGTTTGTGGCAGTTTACTGCAGTCCAGAGGCATGGTGGTGCTGCTCTGGGAGAACACACGAAGGCCTGATGGGTCATCCTCATGGCAGATCCAAAACAAG GTGTGGCGATTTAGCACAGCCTTCGGTACAGTGAAGGAGTGGAAGTTTGCCAACATCACCAGTATGGCCGACCATCTGAAGAAGTGCAAGTTTAACACCATCACCGGTCGGGACGAGGCCATCCCTCTGCCCTGCATGTGCTTATCCAGAGAGCTCACCAAAGAGGGACGCTCACTGCGCTCAGTCCTCAAGCCG GGAAACTGA